A single genomic interval of Tautonia marina harbors:
- a CDS encoding UbiA-like polyprenyltransferase, translated as MTTDARPTGFLGKLGDILGMIRFSHTLFALPFALLGAAMAALEPSGRANAGAKEWIGILLCMVTARSAAMAFNRLVDRQIDAKNPRTATRHLPSGRLSVRSVAVFTVVNAALFIGATGLFLPENPWPILLSVPVLVWLFGYSYAKRFTSLAHYWLGAALAMAPIAAWIALRGDLAWPPVLLGIVVLCWVGGFDIIYACQDASFDRSSGLRSIPSRLGIAGALRLAAASHAAMVAALVGLGLSVPAFGGIYWAGVAVVAVLLVYEHSIVRPDDLGRVNVAFFQVNIGISLGLLAVGVVDLLV; from the coding sequence ATGACCACCGATGCTCGACCGACCGGCTTTCTGGGAAAGCTGGGCGACATTCTGGGGATGATTCGGTTCAGCCATACGCTGTTTGCGCTGCCGTTTGCCCTGCTGGGAGCGGCGATGGCGGCGTTGGAGCCCTCAGGAAGGGCGAACGCGGGGGCGAAGGAATGGATCGGCATTCTTTTGTGCATGGTGACGGCACGGTCGGCGGCGATGGCGTTCAATCGGCTGGTTGATCGGCAGATTGACGCGAAAAACCCGAGGACGGCGACGCGGCACCTGCCAAGCGGCAGGCTCTCGGTGCGATCGGTCGCAGTGTTCACGGTGGTGAATGCGGCGTTGTTCATCGGGGCGACGGGGTTGTTCCTGCCGGAGAATCCGTGGCCAATTCTGCTGTCGGTGCCGGTGCTGGTGTGGTTGTTCGGGTACTCGTATGCGAAGCGGTTTACGAGCCTGGCGCACTACTGGCTCGGGGCGGCGCTGGCGATGGCGCCGATCGCGGCGTGGATCGCGCTTCGGGGGGACCTGGCCTGGCCGCCGGTGTTGCTGGGGATCGTGGTGCTGTGTTGGGTGGGTGGGTTCGACATCATTTATGCGTGTCAGGACGCGAGTTTTGATCGGTCGAGCGGGTTGAGGAGCATTCCGTCGCGGCTAGGGATTGCGGGGGCCTTGCGGCTGGCCGCGGCGAGTCATGCGGCGATGGTGGCGGCCCTGGTGGGGCTGGGTTTGAGTGTGCCGGCGTTCGGGGGGATTTACTGGGCGGGCGTGGCGGTGGTGGCAGTGTTACTGGTGTATGAGCATTCGATCGTGCGTCCGGATGATCTGGGCCGGGTGAATGTGGCGTTTTTTCAGGTGAATATCGGGATTAGCCTGGGATTGCTGGCGGTCGGAGTGGTGGATCTCCTGGTCTGA
- a CDS encoding UbiX family flavin prenyltransferase, with protein sequence MSRSDEALPIVLAITGASGAPYAVRLLQVLCGSGRTVHLTISSSGAHVMREETGIAPGQSVSRFDAGVFGDLGPGRVVYHHHADFTAGIASGSFPTGGMVVCPCSMSTLASIAHGVTTNLITRAADVHLKERRKLILVPRETPLNLIHLENMTAVTRAGGVVLPAMPGWYHQPNSLDDLVNFVVGRICDQLGVGNDLIRRWGYGKPSTEREG encoded by the coding sequence GTGAGCCGGTCGGACGAGGCACTGCCGATTGTGCTGGCGATCACCGGGGCGAGCGGGGCGCCGTATGCGGTGAGGTTGCTGCAGGTGCTGTGCGGGTCGGGTCGGACGGTCCATCTAACGATCAGTTCGAGCGGCGCGCATGTGATGAGGGAGGAAACAGGGATTGCGCCGGGTCAGTCGGTGTCGCGGTTTGATGCGGGGGTGTTCGGCGATCTCGGGCCGGGGCGGGTGGTGTATCATCATCATGCGGACTTCACGGCGGGGATTGCGAGCGGATCGTTTCCGACGGGGGGAATGGTGGTTTGCCCTTGCAGCATGAGTACGCTGGCGTCGATTGCGCATGGGGTGACGACAAACCTGATCACAAGGGCGGCGGATGTTCACTTGAAGGAGCGTCGGAAGTTGATCCTGGTGCCGAGGGAGACCCCCTTGAACCTGATCCACCTGGAAAACATGACCGCGGTGACGCGGGCGGGCGGGGTGGTCTTGCCGGCGATGCCGGGGTGGTATCATCAACCGAACTCGCTCGATGATCTGGTGAACTTCGTGGTGGGGCGGATTTGCGATCAGCTCGGCGTGGGGAACGACCTGATCCGGCGCTGGGGATACGGCAAACCGTCGACGGAACGTGAAGGCTGA
- the ubiE gene encoding bifunctional demethylmenaquinone methyltransferase/2-methoxy-6-polyprenyl-1,4-benzoquinol methylase UbiE: MATQTDSEDAVSAPEIDKSGHRVRSMFASIAGKYDLLNHLLSLNIDTLWRRFTVKTVPPEPGVPVLDCCTGTADLALAYDRAAGGKTPVVGSDFCREMLLIGNVKAKKRGAEERVTLIEGDTQRLPFPSNGFGVVTVAFGLRNVSDTAKGLDEMIRVARPGGKVAILEFSRPRGPVLGRAYLTFFKHILPKVGQTIAPNQYNAYKYLPETVMQFPDGQEMLDLMASRGLTETVQHPLTFGIATLYVGTKPASTGAGS; this comes from the coding sequence GTGGCCACTCAGACCGACTCGGAAGACGCGGTGTCTGCCCCGGAGATTGACAAATCGGGGCATCGGGTGCGCTCGATGTTCGCGTCGATCGCGGGAAAGTACGACCTGTTGAATCACCTGCTGAGCCTGAATATCGACACGCTCTGGAGGCGGTTCACCGTTAAGACGGTGCCGCCGGAACCGGGGGTGCCGGTGCTCGATTGTTGCACGGGGACGGCGGACCTAGCGCTGGCGTATGACAGGGCGGCGGGGGGGAAGACGCCGGTCGTGGGGTCGGATTTTTGCCGGGAAATGCTGCTGATCGGCAACGTGAAGGCGAAGAAGCGGGGGGCCGAGGAGCGGGTGACCTTGATCGAGGGGGACACCCAGCGGTTGCCGTTTCCGAGCAATGGGTTCGGCGTGGTGACGGTGGCGTTTGGCCTGAGGAACGTCAGCGACACGGCGAAGGGGCTGGATGAGATGATCCGGGTCGCCAGGCCGGGGGGGAAGGTGGCGATCCTGGAGTTTTCGAGGCCGAGGGGGCCGGTGCTGGGGAGGGCGTATCTGACCTTCTTCAAGCATATTCTGCCGAAGGTGGGGCAGACGATCGCGCCGAATCAGTACAACGCGTACAAATATCTGCCCGAGACGGTGATGCAGTTCCCCGACGGGCAGGAGATGTTGGATTTGATGGCGTCGAGGGGATTGACCGAGACGGTGCAGCATCCGTTGACGTTCGGGATCGCCACGCTGTACGTCGGGACAAAGCCGGCATCGACGGGAGCGGGGTCGTGA